The following proteins are co-located in the Paludibaculum fermentans genome:
- a CDS encoding putative Ig domain-containing protein, with the protein MNTRTLSLCVLPLAAAGWLWSQATPDLVVTAITGSVTTDAQTLVTTGTLSATVKNQGSAATAGSFQVRAFEDRNANGKYDSGTDQSLGTATVNSALAVNAGTPVSITLGGTLQFKGNILYVLADSASAIAEQNEENNVRHTGQNSKFTPPASTALNPQVKWLRDTFFDVPASRAVTNTPVVGDVNGDGVPDVVFTTFELITGEFQNGVLRVVSGDTGSPLLSITDPALRVHPGAGVTLADIDGDGRPEIITADESCRLIAFEHDGGLKWRGIQQLAGPLAQTNCWVGISAADLNANGTINLVVGNMVFNANGTLLWTGAGSTGGFGATARASVVADLDLDGKLEVIAGPTAYRADGTIYWDKTGAAYGGWGLFDGFVAVGNFDADPYPEVVVRPNGSFSLYLLEHDGSLKWVSDAPGAFARGGPPVIADFDNDGQPEIGVADNAHFIVYETDGAMKWSVPILDGSSGVTSASVFDFNSDGSAEVVFADEQFFYIFRGTDGAILNQFPRSSSTALEMPVVADVDGDGHADIVVPAVPGGATPQLGVRVYSGANGNWANSRKLWNQHAYSITNINDDLTVPRVVTPNWLTPGLNNFRVNGLLPTSLTAPNSAPDLVPSLLRRIDSNFPAQTLLLARIGNGGSSPAGVHRVEFRNGSGGPLLGAVNTSHPLAPGEFEDVQVVWLNPPAGALNLVVTADTAAAVTEGDETNNVAAAQLLIGLGPTTAVDDLISRFKDSGADLKWTPVPGAASYNIYRRSGAAGATSIRNGLVTTLGSYSDQGLTNGTTYFYNVRWVDAKGLESPLGTESSATPIPRTQRGDTPPTITSSPITRVRTGVAYQYMPVAADPDAGEVLTWLLTAPPQGMTINSSTGRLDWTPGAGQGGAYRIQLRVRDSKGREALQAFNLFVETQVINNAPLFSSRPPTSGNVGRVYAYTLKATDPDAGEVLTFALVSGPGGMTVNPSTGLLQWTPSSAGTFPVSVRVSDIAGATANQSWSLLVVNQNHGPVITTTPPPTGRVGQTYSYAPKATDADAGDVLTWSLRAAPNGMTINPLTGVLLWNAAVAQIGSNPVTLEVRDIIGAIATQTWNITVSAVVNGPPVITSTAPTQSQVNGLYIYQVTATDPENDGLLYNLLTAPTGMTVSNLGKIQWTPAANQTGANSVTVRVGDTFGNGVTQSFVVTVSGADTTPPTVTILSPAPSTTVSGDVTVRGSVIDANLKSWELEYQVKGDASWTRLAEGTTNVTNAALAVLPSSLLADNPYLIRLVGRDQTQVATAFQEIIVSSGEYKPGAFSVTFNDMTVATAGMPIVMRRIYNSTKPYANDFGRGWSLGYGEFDLRSDASFNVFVTLPSGRRAKFAFAPIQSNPLFPTLDNNYVAPAGSGDELVNLDCPQFFGGAQGMVCLGGNAAFQPYNPRNFRLKTREGLTFLLSNGLVTEIQDRAGNRTQVAPNGVTSWTGRSVVITRDGSGRITEMADTRGARLRYTYDSLGRLLSVTDQLSKVTTFVYLGSTHYLTEIHSPNNCTGIKEEYDATGRVISSTDAAGQKTSIAYDVTGRTRTVTLPGGTIVTEAYDAQGNLLSRNDGTGRTTTYTYDAGNHLTSIQLPSGRRAVFTYDAAGNLLSEANTPLVGSPLVTSYQYTAQNLIDTITKPNGDTVRHIYDATGNLLTREVRNAANVLVESESSTWDAQARRITRTSGGVTKTFAYNATSDMISERWPSGATWNYSYDSAGNLVSWFDANGVQTQIEFDNYNKVTAVKQNGVTLARYSWNEFGKLASAIDGLNQATTYGYNCAAELVSVTDAQGHTHQYTRNSRSQVSASIDMLSRQTSFLYDGAGRETAHTTPDGGATSSVWSPDSMLSSLTRPTGGVIQTSYDGYGRIATETRPDRNITYTFDNLSRLLQGTEVHGLTTLQTAMTWNAANRLVTSTQTGGRTVSVAYDQSGRRTSLTAPDGSITNYSYDTDGRLSLIATGVNSTSFTYDGNGRRTLMTHSNGASVAYAYNGRGQLTSLILRNGSGGVIRSWLLSYDAVGRKTGAVMNDGTIAWTYDSLNRLTGETITSAGLGNRSRTWSYDAAGNRLDSGAVFGTDHRLVQNAANAFTYDASGNQTARGATNFTFDVMNQMKTGANIFANNDMFGRRIKRSADLDHVYDGLNLVQMYNFGTVFERFTLHPDTGEPLFLTQGANAFFYIPGLMRSIWAITDASGTVVQNYAYDAWGEMLQNNGNFLFSAVRYNPFTYTGAYLDIETGTYHMQARDYDPTLGRFLQKDPVLGSFYDPKSQHPYAYALNNPLNYTDPSGRVAAVEYMLMIKENHMLKASGAVAGTGLGFSGNILYFLGDFLGKVSPSGFDLATAWSQSAKAASNYGEAVNKVASYFDTEDLPFADGFINGIQAGNPAGCGVTAPGANNVLPPGFGNAPQLNGVGGLGFQPTIGPNGFSIQPKAPSILGFQAGGLGCGQSLANSWISANAP; encoded by the coding sequence ATGAACACCCGCACCCTATCTCTTTGCGTACTTCCACTGGCCGCCGCCGGGTGGCTCTGGTCACAGGCCACACCGGACCTCGTCGTCACCGCCATCACGGGCTCCGTCACTACGGACGCCCAGACCCTGGTCACCACCGGCACTCTCAGCGCCACGGTGAAGAACCAGGGCTCGGCCGCAACGGCCGGTTCGTTCCAGGTGCGCGCGTTTGAGGATCGCAATGCCAATGGCAAATACGACAGCGGCACAGACCAGTCCCTGGGCACGGCTACAGTGAACTCGGCACTGGCCGTCAATGCCGGCACGCCCGTCAGCATCACGCTGGGCGGAACTCTTCAATTCAAAGGCAATATTCTCTACGTCCTCGCCGACTCCGCTTCTGCGATTGCTGAGCAGAACGAAGAGAACAACGTGCGCCACACGGGCCAGAACAGCAAGTTCACTCCGCCTGCCTCCACCGCCCTCAACCCGCAGGTAAAGTGGCTGCGCGACACCTTCTTCGACGTCCCCGCCAGCCGCGCCGTCACTAACACGCCCGTCGTCGGAGACGTGAATGGCGACGGCGTACCGGATGTCGTGTTCACGACCTTTGAACTCATCACCGGCGAATTCCAGAACGGCGTGCTGCGCGTGGTTTCCGGTGATACGGGCTCACCCCTGCTGTCGATCACGGACCCCGCGCTCCGCGTGCATCCCGGAGCCGGGGTGACGCTGGCCGATATTGATGGCGATGGCCGTCCGGAGATCATCACGGCGGACGAATCGTGCCGTCTCATCGCCTTTGAGCACGACGGCGGTTTGAAGTGGCGCGGCATCCAGCAACTAGCGGGCCCCCTGGCGCAGACGAACTGCTGGGTGGGAATCTCGGCCGCCGACCTGAACGCCAACGGCACCATCAACCTGGTGGTCGGCAACATGGTATTCAACGCCAACGGCACACTGCTCTGGACCGGCGCCGGCAGCACCGGCGGCTTCGGCGCCACGGCACGCGCCTCCGTGGTGGCCGATCTCGACTTGGACGGCAAGCTGGAAGTTATCGCCGGCCCCACCGCTTACCGCGCGGACGGCACCATCTACTGGGACAAAACCGGCGCCGCCTATGGCGGCTGGGGGCTCTTTGACGGCTTCGTAGCAGTCGGCAACTTCGACGCCGACCCCTACCCGGAGGTTGTCGTCCGGCCCAACGGCAGCTTCAGCCTCTACCTGCTGGAACACGACGGCTCCCTCAAATGGGTCTCCGACGCCCCCGGCGCATTCGCGCGCGGCGGCCCCCCGGTGATCGCCGATTTCGACAACGACGGGCAGCCCGAGATCGGCGTGGCCGACAATGCGCATTTCATCGTCTATGAGACCGATGGCGCCATGAAATGGAGCGTGCCCATCCTGGATGGCAGCTCCGGCGTCACCTCCGCCTCTGTCTTCGACTTCAACAGCGATGGGAGTGCCGAGGTCGTGTTCGCCGATGAACAGTTCTTCTACATCTTCCGCGGCACCGACGGCGCCATCCTGAATCAGTTTCCACGCTCGTCGAGCACCGCTTTGGAGATGCCCGTAGTGGCCGATGTGGATGGCGACGGGCATGCCGACATCGTGGTCCCGGCGGTGCCCGGCGGAGCCACGCCCCAACTCGGCGTACGCGTCTATTCCGGCGCAAACGGTAACTGGGCCAACTCGCGCAAGCTATGGAATCAGCACGCTTACTCCATCACCAACATCAACGACGACCTGACAGTTCCCCGCGTTGTCACCCCCAACTGGCTGACACCCGGCCTGAACAACTTCCGCGTGAACGGACTACTGCCCACTTCATTGACTGCGCCCAACTCCGCACCGGATCTCGTCCCGTCGCTGCTGCGTCGCATCGACAGCAACTTCCCGGCCCAGACGCTGCTGCTCGCCCGCATCGGCAACGGGGGATCGAGCCCAGCCGGCGTCCACCGCGTGGAGTTCCGCAATGGTTCCGGCGGGCCGCTGCTGGGTGCGGTGAACACTTCGCACCCGCTGGCTCCGGGCGAGTTCGAGGACGTCCAGGTGGTATGGCTGAACCCGCCGGCGGGGGCGTTGAACCTCGTCGTCACCGCCGATACGGCGGCCGCGGTGACGGAAGGCGACGAAACCAATAACGTCGCCGCTGCACAACTGCTGATCGGGCTTGGCCCCACCACCGCGGTCGACGACCTGATCTCCCGGTTTAAGGACTCCGGCGCCGATCTCAAGTGGACACCCGTGCCGGGCGCGGCTTCCTACAACATCTACCGGCGTAGCGGCGCTGCCGGAGCGACGTCCATCCGGAATGGGCTGGTGACCACCCTGGGCTCTTACTCAGACCAGGGCCTCACCAACGGTACAACCTACTTCTACAACGTCCGCTGGGTCGACGCGAAAGGACTGGAGTCGCCGCTGGGCACGGAATCCTCCGCCACCCCCATCCCTCGCACCCAGCGCGGCGATACACCCCCCACCATCACCAGCAGCCCCATCACACGGGTCCGTACCGGTGTTGCCTACCAATACATGCCCGTGGCAGCCGATCCCGATGCCGGCGAAGTGCTCACCTGGCTGCTCACCGCGCCGCCCCAGGGCATGACCATCAACTCCTCCACCGGCCGCCTCGATTGGACGCCCGGTGCGGGGCAGGGCGGCGCCTATCGCATTCAACTGCGTGTTCGCGATTCGAAGGGCCGTGAAGCCCTTCAAGCCTTCAACCTGTTTGTCGAAACCCAGGTCATCAACAATGCACCACTCTTCAGCTCCCGGCCGCCCACCAGCGGCAACGTAGGCCGCGTCTATGCCTATACGTTGAAAGCCACCGACCCCGATGCGGGCGAGGTGCTGACCTTCGCCCTCGTCAGCGGGCCCGGCGGCATGACCGTCAACCCTTCCACCGGCCTGCTGCAGTGGACCCCGTCCTCCGCCGGAACATTTCCGGTATCCGTCCGGGTCAGTGACATAGCTGGCGCCACAGCCAATCAGTCCTGGTCGCTGCTGGTGGTGAACCAGAACCACGGCCCCGTGATCACCACCACCCCACCGCCCACCGGCCGCGTGGGCCAGACCTACAGCTATGCCCCCAAGGCGACCGACGCCGATGCCGGCGATGTGCTGACGTGGTCCCTCCGGGCGGCGCCGAATGGCATGACCATCAACCCGCTCACCGGCGTCCTGCTCTGGAATGCCGCCGTCGCCCAAATCGGGAGCAACCCGGTCACGCTGGAAGTGCGCGACATCATCGGCGCGATTGCGACTCAAACCTGGAACATCACCGTCTCGGCCGTGGTGAACGGTCCACCCGTCATCACCTCCACGGCGCCCACACAATCGCAGGTGAATGGACTCTACATTTACCAGGTCACTGCCACCGACCCTGAGAACGACGGCCTGCTCTACAACCTGCTCACCGCCCCCACCGGCATGACCGTCTCAAACCTGGGCAAGATCCAGTGGACCCCGGCGGCCAACCAGACGGGCGCCAATAGCGTAACAGTGCGTGTGGGCGACACCTTCGGCAATGGCGTGACGCAGAGCTTCGTCGTCACCGTCAGCGGCGCCGACACCACGCCCCCCACCGTCACCATCCTCTCGCCCGCACCCAGCACCACGGTCTCCGGCGACGTCACCGTGCGTGGTTCGGTGATCGATGCCAATCTCAAGTCCTGGGAACTCGAATACCAGGTGAAGGGCGATGCCTCCTGGACTCGCCTCGCTGAGGGCACCACCAATGTGACCAATGCGGCGCTGGCCGTTCTGCCCAGCTCGTTGCTCGCCGACAATCCCTATCTCATCCGGCTGGTGGGCCGCGACCAGACCCAGGTGGCAACGGCGTTCCAGGAAATCATCGTCAGCTCCGGTGAATACAAACCGGGGGCCTTCTCGGTCACCTTCAACGACATGACCGTGGCCACAGCCGGCATGCCCATCGTCATGCGGCGCATCTATAACTCCACCAAACCCTATGCCAACGACTTCGGCCGTGGCTGGTCTCTCGGCTACGGAGAGTTCGACCTCCGGTCCGATGCTTCGTTCAATGTCTTCGTCACGCTGCCCAGCGGGCGCCGCGCCAAATTCGCCTTCGCGCCCATCCAGAGCAATCCCCTCTTCCCGACTCTGGACAACAACTACGTGGCTCCGGCCGGCTCTGGAGACGAGCTCGTCAATCTCGACTGCCCGCAGTTCTTCGGCGGTGCCCAGGGCATGGTCTGTCTCGGCGGCAATGCCGCGTTCCAGCCCTACAATCCCCGCAACTTCCGGCTGAAGACACGCGAAGGGCTGACGTTCCTGCTGTCCAATGGCCTGGTCACCGAAATCCAGGACCGGGCCGGCAACAGGACCCAGGTCGCCCCCAATGGCGTGACTTCGTGGACCGGACGCAGTGTCGTCATCACCCGCGACGGCTCGGGCCGCATCACCGAAATGGCCGACACCCGCGGCGCCCGCCTGCGCTACACCTACGACTCATTAGGCCGCCTGCTCAGCGTCACCGATCAGCTCAGCAAGGTCACCACCTTCGTTTACCTCGGCTCGACGCACTACCTGACGGAAATCCATTCGCCCAACAACTGCACGGGGATTAAAGAGGAATATGACGCTACTGGCCGCGTCATCTCCTCCACCGATGCGGCCGGCCAGAAGACATCCATCGCCTACGATGTGACGGGCCGCACCCGCACCGTGACCCTGCCCGGCGGCACCATCGTGACGGAAGCCTATGACGCCCAGGGCAACCTGCTGTCGCGCAACGATGGCACCGGCCGCACCACCACCTACACCTACGATGCCGGCAACCATCTGACCAGCATCCAACTGCCCTCCGGCCGGCGCGCGGTCTTCACTTATGACGCCGCCGGCAATCTGCTCTCCGAGGCGAATACCCCGCTGGTGGGCAGCCCCCTCGTCACCAGCTACCAGTACACGGCCCAGAACCTCATCGATACCATCACCAAGCCGAATGGCGACACGGTTCGTCACATCTACGATGCCACCGGAAACCTGCTCACCCGCGAGGTGCGCAACGCCGCCAACGTCCTGGTGGAGTCGGAGTCGTCCACCTGGGATGCGCAGGCGCGGCGCATTACCCGCACCTCCGGCGGCGTCACGAAGACGTTTGCCTACAACGCAACTTCAGACATGATCTCGGAACGGTGGCCCAGCGGCGCAACGTGGAATTACTCCTATGACTCGGCCGGCAACCTGGTGAGCTGGTTCGACGCCAACGGCGTCCAGACCCAGATTGAGTTCGACAACTACAACAAGGTCACCGCCGTGAAGCAGAACGGCGTCACGCTGGCCAGGTATAGCTGGAATGAATTCGGCAAGCTGGCCTCCGCGATCGACGGACTCAACCAGGCCACTACCTACGGCTACAACTGCGCGGCCGAACTGGTGTCGGTCACCGACGCCCAGGGCCATACCCACCAGTACACCCGCAACTCTCGCAGCCAGGTTTCGGCCAGCATCGACATGCTCAGCCGCCAGACCTCTTTCCTCTACGACGGAGCGGGCCGCGAAACAGCCCACACAACACCGGACGGCGGCGCTACCTCCTCCGTCTGGTCGCCCGACTCCATGCTGTCCTCCCTCACGCGGCCCACCGGTGGCGTCATTCAGACCAGCTACGACGGCTACGGCCGTATCGCTACCGAAACCCGCCCGGACCGCAACATCACCTACACCTTCGATAACCTCTCACGCCTCTTGCAGGGCACAGAGGTGCATGGCCTCACCACGCTGCAGACCGCAATGACCTGGAATGCGGCCAACCGTCTTGTCACTTCCACGCAGACCGGCGGCCGCACGGTAAGTGTCGCCTACGACCAGTCCGGCCGACGGACTTCGCTCACCGCCCCCGACGGCAGCATCACCAATTACTCCTACGACACAGACGGCCGGTTGTCACTGATCGCCACCGGCGTGAACTCCACCAGTTTCACGTACGACGGCAACGGGCGCCGCACTTTGATGACGCACAGCAACGGGGCTTCCGTCGCCTACGCCTACAACGGCCGCGGGCAGTTGACCAGCCTGATCCTACGAAATGGCTCGGGCGGGGTCATTCGCTCGTGGCTGCTCAGCTACGACGCGGTCGGCCGTAAGACCGGCGCGGTCATGAACGACGGCACCATCGCCTGGACCTACGATTCACTCAACCGCCTGACGGGCGAGACCATCACCTCGGCGGGCTTGGGCAACCGCAGCCGGACTTGGTCCTACGACGCGGCGGGCAACCGCCTGGATTCCGGCGCCGTGTTCGGCACCGATCACCGCCTGGTGCAGAACGCTGCCAACGCCTTCACATACGACGCCTCGGGCAACCAGACCGCCCGCGGAGCCACCAATTTCACCTTCGATGTCATGAACCAGATGAAGACCGGAGCGAACATCTTCGCCAACAACGACATGTTCGGCCGCCGCATCAAACGCTCCGCTGACCTCGACCACGTCTACGACGGACTGAACCTCGTGCAGATGTACAACTTCGGCACCGTGTTCGAACGCTTCACCTTGCATCCGGATACCGGCGAACCGCTGTTCCTGACGCAGGGCGCCAACGCCTTCTTCTATATACCCGGGTTGATGCGCTCCATCTGGGCCATCACCGATGCCTCCGGTACCGTGGTCCAGAACTATGCTTACGACGCCTGGGGCGAGATGCTGCAGAACAACGGCAACTTCCTCTTCTCCGCCGTCCGCTACAATCCGTTCACCTACACGGGCGCTTACCTGGATATCGAAACCGGAACCTACCACATGCAGGCTCGCGACTACGATCCCACCCTCGGCCGCTTCCTGCAGAAGGATCCGGTGCTGGGCTCGTTCTATGATCCGAAGTCGCAGCACCCCTACGCCTATGCCTTGAATAATCCGCTCAACTACACCGATCCCAGCGGGCGCGTCGCCGCGGTGGAGTACATGCTGATGATCAAGGAGAATCACATGCTCAAGGCCTCCGGCGCTGTCGCTGGAACGGGACTCGGGTTTAGCGGCAACATCCTCTACTTCCTGGGTGACTTCCTCGGGAAAGTGAGTCCGTCCGGGTTCGACCTGGCGACCGCATGGAGCCAGTCGGCCAAGGCGGCATCCAACTACGGCGAGGCCGTGAACAAAGTCGCCAGTTACTTTGACACCGAAGACCTGCCCTTCGCTGACGGCTTCATCAATGGGATCCAGGCGGGGAATCCGGCGGGCTGCGGCGTGACGGCACCCGGGGCCAACAACGTCCTGCCCCCAGGCTTCGGCAATGCTCCTCAACTCAACGGTGTCGGCGGCCTCGGGTTCCAACCGACCATTGGCCCCAACGGCTTCAGTATCCAGCCCAAGGCGCCGTCGATCCTGGGCTTCCAGGCGGGCGGGTTGGGCTGCGGCCAGTCTCTGGCGAACAGCTGGATCTCGGCCAACGCACCGTAA
- a CDS encoding PEP-CTERM sorting domain-containing protein (PEP-CTERM proteins occur, often in large numbers, in the proteomes of bacteria that also encode an exosortase, a predicted intramembrane cysteine proteinase. The presence of a PEP-CTERM domain at a protein's C-terminus predicts cleavage within the sorting domain, followed by covalent anchoring to some some component of the (usually Gram-negative) cell surface. Many PEP-CTERM proteins exhibit an unusual sequence composition that includes large numbers of potential glycosylation sites. Expression of one such protein has been shown restore the ability of a bacterium to form floc, a type of biofilm.) produces the protein MFISRLGVVLGLLACQSIASAAAIIQLQSLEAYIHYGGSSVPKASFTSASPQFTSALDAENLGSFSFTWTNLTGADISNLRFTLFLDPDIDRDTNSFFNEYGDYISNALPVLAPVGALPFTSWEIDEPEYVFGNIYTHTLTGALDETIGVPSSTPDDVSAAIQFLIQTMHQGQSLYVFGTLSLTDAAGLQLVDPDSNIALYFNAYAQLGPYTGPPPPPPPPPTGVPEPGTALLLASGLSVCLSRRIWTSAFSRRR, from the coding sequence ATGTTCATTTCTCGACTGGGCGTCGTCCTGGGACTGCTCGCCTGCCAAAGCATCGCTTCCGCGGCCGCCATCATCCAGCTCCAAAGCCTGGAAGCCTACATCCACTACGGCGGCAGCTCCGTCCCGAAGGCCAGCTTCACCAGCGCATCGCCGCAGTTCACTTCCGCGCTCGATGCGGAGAATCTGGGCAGCTTCAGCTTCACCTGGACCAATCTCACGGGCGCGGATATCTCGAATCTGCGCTTCACGCTCTTCCTGGACCCAGACATCGACCGCGACACCAACTCCTTCTTCAATGAATACGGTGACTACATCTCCAACGCTCTGCCCGTCCTGGCGCCGGTAGGCGCGCTCCCATTCACCAGTTGGGAGATCGACGAACCCGAATATGTTTTCGGCAACATCTACACCCACACCCTCACCGGAGCACTCGACGAGACCATCGGTGTCCCTTCCAGCACACCCGATGACGTATCAGCGGCCATCCAGTTTCTGATTCAAACGATGCACCAGGGCCAGTCCCTGTATGTCTTCGGCACTCTCAGCCTCACGGACGCCGCCGGGCTGCAGCTCGTCGATCCCGACTCCAACATCGCCTTGTACTTCAACGCCTATGCGCAACTCGGTCCCTACACCGGTCCGCCCCCTCCGCCGCCTCCACCGCCCACGGGCGTCCCGGAACCAGGCACTGCGCTGCTACTCGCCTCGGGCCTGAGTGTCTGCCTGTCCCGCCGCATTTGGACCTCGGCCTTTTCCCGCCGCCGCTAG
- a CDS encoding MFS transporter, with the protein MRFFEGVFSTPRWLALWAAQLGFMLDAMDVLLYVFALTTLKAEFGWTNAQAGLVSSVTLISSAAGGIVAGVVSDRIGRRRTLIYTILLYSLASAGTATSRGIVDLIFWRALVGLGLGGEWSAGATLVAESWPAEHRAKAVSFMQSGWALGYMAAAGLSAWILPAYGWRALFLAGVLPALVTVFIRRKVEEPEIWVKSTGKASFMGIFRPPVGRRTLFATILATSVLFAYWGLFTWLPGFLSSPTEQGGAGMSILKTSGFVFAVQMGAFYGYLCFGVLADKFGRRPAFAFYVGVAALLTPLYGLAPRISPMLLLLLGPCIGFFGTGFFSLFGTMLAELYPTAIRGAGQGFVYNFGRGLSALAPYAVGSLADHFGLGAALGLNSAFFLAASLLVFLLPETRQTQLETV; encoded by the coding sequence GTGCGGTTTTTTGAAGGTGTCTTCTCCACACCCCGCTGGCTGGCGTTGTGGGCCGCCCAACTGGGTTTCATGCTCGACGCGATGGACGTACTGTTGTACGTCTTCGCCCTGACGACCCTGAAAGCGGAGTTCGGCTGGACGAACGCGCAGGCCGGGTTGGTCTCGTCGGTGACGCTGATTTCATCCGCGGCCGGCGGCATCGTCGCGGGCGTTGTCTCCGACAGGATCGGGCGGCGGCGCACGTTGATCTACACCATCCTGCTTTACTCGCTGGCATCGGCGGGCACGGCGACGTCGCGCGGGATCGTCGACCTGATTTTCTGGCGGGCGCTGGTGGGCCTGGGGCTCGGAGGGGAATGGTCGGCTGGCGCAACGCTGGTGGCGGAGTCGTGGCCGGCGGAACATCGGGCAAAGGCCGTGAGCTTCATGCAATCGGGCTGGGCGCTGGGGTATATGGCGGCGGCGGGGCTGTCGGCGTGGATCCTGCCGGCGTATGGCTGGCGGGCTTTGTTTCTGGCGGGTGTGTTGCCCGCGCTGGTGACTGTGTTTATCCGGCGCAAGGTAGAAGAGCCGGAGATCTGGGTGAAGTCGACCGGGAAGGCCAGCTTTATGGGCATCTTCCGGCCGCCGGTGGGGCGCAGGACCTTGTTCGCGACGATCCTCGCCACCAGCGTGTTGTTTGCCTACTGGGGCCTGTTCACTTGGCTGCCCGGGTTCCTCTCATCGCCCACTGAGCAGGGCGGAGCCGGCATGAGCATCCTGAAGACGAGCGGATTTGTGTTCGCGGTCCAGATGGGCGCGTTTTATGGATACCTGTGTTTTGGAGTCCTGGCGGACAAGTTCGGTCGGCGGCCGGCCTTTGCGTTCTATGTGGGCGTGGCGGCATTACTGACGCCGCTGTATGGACTGGCCCCGCGGATCTCCCCCATGCTGCTGCTGTTGTTGGGACCGTGCATCGGGTTCTTCGGCACGGGTTTCTTTTCGCTATTTGGGACGATGCTGGCGGAGTTGTACCCGACGGCCATCCGCGGTGCGGGACAGGGCTTTGTGTACAACTTTGGAAGGGGCTTGAGCGCCTTGGCGCCGTATGCAGTTGGGTCCCTGGCCGATCACTTTGGGCTAGGCGCGGCGCTGGGACTCAACTCCGCATTCTTCCTTGCGGCTTCGCTGCTGGTCTTCCTGCTGCCGGAGACCCGGCAAACCCAACTCGAGACTGTTTAG
- a CDS encoding FmdB family zinc ribbon protein, with protein sequence MYEYRCTECGHLYEQLRRMSEADRHLVCPRCASQHVERRVSACAVGSSSSGGKGGGCIPTGRFT encoded by the coding sequence ATGTACGAGTACCGTTGCACCGAATGCGGCCATCTGTATGAACAGCTCCGCCGCATGTCCGAGGCGGATAGGCACCTGGTCTGTCCTCGTTGCGCCTCGCAGCACGTGGAGCGGCGCGTCTCAGCCTGCGCCGTCGGCTCCTCGTCCTCCGGCGGCAAAGGCGGCGGCTGCATCCCCACCGGACGCTTTACCTGA